Part of the Drosophila pseudoobscura strain MV-25-SWS-2005 chromosome 2, UCI_Dpse_MV25, whole genome shotgun sequence genome, CAGAAACCATACAAGAGGAATAATCCATAAactaatataaatataaatacatatacatatattataaaataaacGATCGATGTTAGCACACGAAAAGAAATCTTCACGTACACATTTGATATTTCTTTAAATGTTAACAAATAAAGTGAGAAAACGAATTTCTGTGTATTTGCCACGGATGTTGCCTGGTAATTTCCGGCCAAAGATCTCAAGCGAGTGCTCAAGTGTTCCACCGGACTTCCCCAACCACTGGAAATCTTTGTGCAAGTTAATGTGGTTTtgatgaaataaattaaatttgcgcGCGAATATCGTACTTGGTTATCGAAAGCTTCGAGCGTGTGAGGCTTGGGaatttatctctctctcagaCTTTGTGAAAAGAGAGGGTATAGAATTCTCATTCGAAAATTGCTGCAAAGAGGTCTACCTTGTATTAATGTACCTTGCAAGCCAATACCGACAAACACTTGGGAATACACTgggaaaaaatatacaattattGAAATCTCAACGAAGTTTTGCAGTCTATGTTTTTTATAGATACTGGGTTTTTGTATCAGTATCGAGATATATGTACAGGAATCTAATTTAATGAATGAATAGATACAAAAAATTCACTCTAAGAAAAAGGTCTTATCAATTATATTTAAAACCAGCTTGGAATAGGTTATAAAAATGTCCATACTCCATAAATATGAAGTTGATATGTAGCAAATATGTAGTTACCATAAACAAACCAATAAAAGGAGTCCTTAAAATTAGCCCAACGtttagaaaattgattcatcaatcggatGAAATTATAGTTTTTGTATTGGGAGTCCTAGCCAGCTAGTAATATTAAGCCGAATATCAAATTTGCGGATTTGCCAATCATGGACgaagaacgattaacccattgtcgaccagtAACTGTTTATATACACCTACAAATATTATGAAACTTGAACTATTTAAGCGCAGTTCAGTTAAAAGATATCGTAGTGTTTTTCTTGTAAGTAAAGAGTAACATTAACCAATTGTAATTTTTCGGAGGCTTAATTCAAGTTGTGCGCTTGTTTAAATAGAAGGGGCTTCAGTGGGCTAAGCTCATTCAATCGTGTGTCGTGATAGCTGCTATCTGTTTTATTATTGCTTTCAACCGTCGTCGTGTAAACACTGCATTTAAATACTGTGGTGCGTGtgttttggtttgggtttttgcgtgtttttgtttcatttccaATTGAAGCCATTCACATTTAGTTGTTGTTTtaacaagtgtttaatatatATGCAGATGCTCAAAATTAATTACCGTGTACAAGCAAACTAATCATCAACCAGAACCGATCCGAACCGAATCTATACCCACGCCCCCTCGCGTTGAGCGCCATTGTCGTCGGTCGGAGGCTCTGACGTCGCCAATGTAAATGCAGTACACAACGTTAAAGTAAAATAATTGCATTCCATTCGACAAAGAGCtcagagcagaggcagcataATGGATAGGAAATTCCTGATGATTCTCGTCCTGGGCTGCGGCTTCATGTTCGTTTTTACTGCGTTCCAAACTATGTGCAACATTGAGGTAAGAGAAGagccagccccagtcccagtccatgtgtgttgtgtgtttcCCCTTGTCCCGTTTTCCGTGTGTTGGTATCTGGCATCCGTCCGTCTCCCTTTCTCTTGCAGGGGCTGgtgtgtatgtatgcgtgGGCGTTGTTGACATCCTTGCTACTGGCATTTTCGTCCTTGTCCTTGCCAATATACGTTCTAGTATCCTTGGCCCTACCCTACCCTGCCCCACACACAGCACAGTTACTCCGACGCACACAGAGGCCGAGGACTACCACACCACTACACTACCCCTCCATCATTAATTGAGTAAATTACCCTGATTTGGAGCAGTGCACATAAAATGGGGAGGAATTCATTCTATTTTCATTCTGTTTTCCCTTAGTACAGCGCTCAAAGTTCATAAATCATGAATCCATTGTTCTCGCTGTAATACTCATGATTGAGATTGAGCCAGTAAAATGTGATGGCGGTCTGGCCCATCAATTGATAAGATGCAAACAAAGGCACTTGGCAGCTTATAAGCCTCAGCCTCAGGCCACAGAAAATCAGCGTTCGTtatgaatggaaaatggaagtTGACCCCAAGAGGTCATATTTCAATTAGGGTTAACTCTACTGGAGCGACACGCCCCCTTATCAGACATTGTTACCCGTTATCTGGTAACGGCGATTAGTTAATTAATATGAGCaaataattacaattacaattgtCAACCTGCACTACTTCTGATGATTATTGGCAAATATGATAATAGATATCAATAGATAACTCAAACAACGGGTTTATTTGCTTATTATCTATTCCGACTAATCAGCGCAAAAAAGATCAAGGCCAAGCCGTGCTAAAAATTAACCGGAAAAGATCTACCTATATCTGCTATAACGTTATATAGACGGGATTTACCTCTACTCGTAtgtgcatgtacatatatggctAAGAAatagttgttgtttgttttattgctTTTCATTACGTATGCGCAAAGCATACAGCGTTCTTTTTTATAAATGAAACTCCAGCCCGAAACCGGCTACAAACTGCGACGCAGCATTCATTGTTTTGCGTTTAAATTCAAGCATTTTGTTATGGTTCAATGGACTGTTGCTGTTCCACAGCACCTTACCTTCTGAAAAGTCCCGCAGAGAAATAATTTGTATCGAATGACTGTACTACACAGTACAGTAAGTACTCATAATTATCCGATCGGAATACTCTCACTTTTGTGTGGCTTTTTTAATGTGATGGCGATGGTGTGGCCTTTCAGCACGGACGGCGGCGCATGCGCAATGCCCTCTAGttagtgttttatttttttttatatttaaaaaatgtataaacaATTTACTACGCTGCTTGGCGCTTTGTTTCTTACAACAACAAGagcccaagccaaagccagttGGAATGCCAGAGCAAGGCGTGCTTTAACGAACCACCAATCTATCGATCGAAAAGCGTCTCAACAGTGAAGCAAGGCCTTGGCTTATATGGTGCAATCACTCTATGGAGCTGGATGAATGCAGAACACTTGGCTCTTGCGGGAATATTAATATCCGCAAGCAGTGACTGCCACATGATTGcgcaatcaaaatcaaatgaGAGTCAAAACAGACAGCAGAAACGCGTCAAACGCGACGCCAACAACTCTTTCAATGTCATTGCAATTGCATACACActcacccccacacacacacacacacacacacacacacacacacacacacacacacaaacgcacaggCATCAAGGCTTCAAGGCCGCGTCAGCAGTGAGTGTAAAGAGCGAGCCAGGTTGaccaacatacatacatatgcacacttTCATTACGTtcatgtacatgtacatgaaatatacatacatatgcatgagtgggggggggggcactcGGAGCACCTGCGCTTGCGCCTGCGCCCCGCTGAAAACATAACACAAACAGCCGTTAGGCGCCTGCCTCCACttacacaacaacaacaacataaagTGGGTGTGCTAGCGACGAGCCCACAATTTCCCAGCAACGACTGCGCTGCCTGCATCGCAGCAGAGTGCAACAATGTCTAGCCAACAGcaaacggcaacaacaacaacaaataaaatcgaAACTTGTTTCTGCATTTTTCGAACCTTTTGAGAGTCGTTGTTCCAGTTTGATTTGCGTAATAAATCAGTAatcgaatatatgtatatggggCCTGGTCTGGCCCGGCCTGCATTCTCCAGCAATTCATTGCAGCtttctttttattgcatttggGTTTCCCTTCGATCAGTGTTTACCCAAAACTTGACCCAGATCTCATCTACGTCCCTCTGGGGTCCCCCAATCAAAAGATCTTCAATAAAAGTTTATTAGCAGCTGATAAGGATAGATGGCACTTGAGAGTCGAGTGCTCTTATCAGTATCATGTTATGGCCATTGAGCTGCTTCATAAAGTTAGTCTagtatacacatatatagGTTAATGCATAATCGGTGAATGGTAAGAATAAAACCATTATAACATACACCACATGTACAATGTTTGTGGATTGCCGTAGAAAAAATGAAAGTCCCCAAAGCATTTTTTCTTAGCATTGAGCCAACAACTTCCTGTTCTAGGCAGTTCCTGCATTCCATTACACTGTCTGAGCACTTCCGTTTCCAAAAGCACATCCGGATTGGGGGGGGGAGAGTGTCTACAATGCAGAAAATTAAAGCTTGCATCGGAATGTTTGACTTTCACGTCCACTACCTGACGCACAGTACTGTGTATGGGGCTATCGAGCGTTTTCGAAGTGCTGGTGCCGAGAACTGCATCGAGTACAGTACTGATAATGCAGCACAGCTCTGCTCTCATGTTGGACTTCAAAATGGGCACAaggaccagaccagaccgggCCAGTGTCAGCTAATTGatgcaaatcgaaatcgaaatcgtgTCAGAGTCAGAATTCAGCTGCGAGATAGCGATATCATTCCACGGTGCATTCAGATGCGTCctttcaaatggaaaattacCAAACCGAAAACATGTTTCGTACATATTCATTGAGCTAGTATTTTTCCATTCATATTCAGCTTCAGAATGCGGTCTGCCTCAGAAGAATTGCAGCATTGCACTTGAATTTTCTTGCAGAGTGCAATCGCATTCAATATTGCaagtaattaaaattattggaGGAGGTGCTGCGCTGTATGTACTGTACTGTATGGGAACAGGGCAACTTTTTGTTCTCAATAAATGCATCCGGACAAGAAATACCTGTATTTTAAGCTCATTTTGTACTTGAATCGAGAACACGTTTTGTATATAACATTTAAAACATATATTATTTGAGACCAGAACCCTCCATTGCCGGTTCATTGGCATGCATAAAACAAAAAGCGGCACGTTTTCGAAATGATAATTAATGTATTTCTATCCGATTTCATCCACAGAAAACTATACTGGACAGCATTTCCCAGGAAGATGATACCTTCAAGGGCGAGGGCTACACAAGTCTGGCCATTATTTATCTATTCTTTTCGCTCTCCAACTGGCTGGCACCGTCCTTCATATCGTTTACGGGACCTAGAGTGGCCATGGTGGTAGGAGCACTGACATATACGTGAGTGGATCCATACAGGAATTCAAAATGGTTCAGTAAATACGAAtattctcttctttttcttaGAGCCTTTATGATTACCTTTATGTTCCCATCGACGGTGCTGTTGTATGTGGGCAGCGCAGTGCTCGGACTCGGTGCTTCCATCACTTGGACTGGACAGGGAACTTATCTGGCGCGGTGCAGTGAATCGACAACCATATCACGCAACTCCGGCGTCTTCTGGGCCCTCCTTCAGTGCAGCATGTTCATCGGCAATCTGTTTGTGTACTACCAGTTCCAGGACAAGACACGTATCGACAAGGAAACCCGGAATCTGGTCATAGGGGTGCTCACTGTGATTGCCGTGCTGGGAATCGTGTTTTTGGCTGCCTTGCGCTCTATGCCCGACAACGCCGAGCACGACAATGAGTTGGAGCAGAAACATACGGGCTGGGACCAGGCCATGTATGCCCTGAAGTCGGCAGGACAACTCTTCTTTACCAAGAAGATGCTGCTCCTTAGCTTGGCTTTCTTCTACACAGGTCCGACCAGCCTCCTCTCTTAACATCGAATTGCTAATTGCGTCTTGCTTGCTTTACAGGGCTGGAACTGTCCTTCTTTAGTGGTGTCTTTGGCTCCGCAATTGGCTTTACCACGAAAATAGCTGAAACGCCCAAAGAGATTGTTGGCCTCGTGGGAATTTGCATTGGCGCAGGAGAAGTTTTCGGAGGAGGACTTTTTGGAATACTGGGCAACAAGACAACACGCTTTGGACGCGATCCCATCGTAATTGTTGGCTACATTATGCACATGGCGGCCTTCTTCATGACGTTTATTAATCTGCCGAACAGCGCACCATTCAAAGATACCACCGATGTATCGTACCTGGAAACGCCCAGCGCGAGCATTGCCCTGGTCTGTGCTTTCCTTCTTGGTCTGGGCGATGCCTGCTTTAACACCCAGATCTACTCGATGCTGGGGGGCGAATATGTGAACAATGCCGTGGGCGCTTTTGCCCTATTTAAGTTCACACAATCTGTGGCGGCGGCCATTAGCTTTTTCTACTCCTCACATTTCGGGCTGTACGTCCAGTTGGCCATACTTGTAGTCACTGGCACCATAGGCACCATTGCCTTTGTCTTCGTCGAGTGGGGCTTCAAGCGACAGCATCGCGAGCAGGAGGCCCTGGAcaagtaaggggcctagaggCCGGGCCTGTGTGTTAAACCTAGTATTAGCTGAAGAAATTCCGTTTAGGGCTAGCAATCTTTGTCCAATGTTTGTTATATTCCTTGTGAGCGCGTTGAAATGCGTGCGACTGCGTCGTCTTCCTAGACAATAACTGATTATTGATTGTTGTTGTGCGCTAATGTTGCTATATGTATTTTAATGTTAAAATTCCAAAACGAAACGTAATTATAAATCTAGTTGTctatatgtttttatatgtgtgtattgtatatgtatgtgcgtttatttattttaagcaACGATGTGCAATTGTAAATTAAACCACAGATTTTGAGTATTAGTAAGTTCTTCAAAGGCCGTGCATGAGAAGCACAAGCGAAGagaaatatataaagaatTTTAAGACAATGTCTTTTAATGCGTGgtgtttatttctttttgtttgtttcagaCTGTGTGAGGAGTGAGATTTTTCTTGTGTGAAGGTGTTTTCCTAGGCTACATATGTGGGGCGACTTCacatatttatacccgatatagccatgtctgtcctagatctcagagactataagagcgaGAGCATCCAAATTCAGCCCCGTCCCCACAAATGACGAAGATATGTAAGTGACCCCCACAATATTGATGATACGAGAAACCCAAAAACGGAGAATCTCAGAAGAagcaacaaatgaaatttaaccaaattttgtttggCACAAAATCAATGTGAATCTTGTGAACCGACATAtattgcataaattatatgAATTATATGCTCACACagaacatatatgtatactgaTTAAGTACCGAGTATAAAGTACAGACTTTATTCCTCGCTTCATTTGAGTTGGTTAGAATCCATTGTAATTTTAATGATTAATATTGCAATTTATTAACTTATTTTGTAGTCAGCCAGCAATTGAGGGCTGCGTCCTGATGGTCTTCAGCCGTCTCACTTCTCCTCGCACCACTGGTTCTCCTTGCGCTCCTTCTCTTCCTCGGCGGGAGTGAAGTCCTTCTTGATGTTGAAAGTCTTGCGTATTTCCTCTGGAGTCTTGCACATCATCATATTGGCCACGGTATTGCAAGACACCTCGAGCAAACCCTTGATATCCAGATAATTGGCGGCCTGCATTAGCCCGAAGAGTGTGCCCTGGTCTACCTTGAGGAATTCGGCATCCCACGGGATAATGTCGTCGGTGCGCTTCACCTTCTCGCGCTTCTCGTCCTCGTCAGGCGACTGGGGATCGTCTTTGTGGTATTCAGCCCACATCAGTACCTTACGCAGAATGGTCGAGCTCACATTCTTCAGAGGGACAACGGAATCCTCATCATTTTCCGAGACGCAATTCTCCAGCATTGCCTTGATAGTTCCGGAGCACTTTGCTATCTCGATGTCGGTTTCGAAGATTTCCATCTCCGCGGACTGCAGTTTAATGTTAGGCATTTCGGTAATCGTTGAATGCTGCAAAAAAAGGTAT contains:
- the LOC6896926 gene encoding UNC93-like protein MFSD11, giving the protein MDRKFLMILVLGCGFMFVFTAFQTMCNIEKTILDSISQEDDTFKGEGYTSLAIIYLFFSLSNWLAPSFISFTGPRVAMVVGALTYTAFMITFMFPSTVLLYVGSAVLGLGASITWTGQGTYLARCSESTTISRNSGVFWALLQCSMFIGNLFVYYQFQDKTRIDKETRNLVIGVLTVIAVLGIVFLAALRSMPDNAEHDNELEQKHTGWDQAMYALKSAGQLFFTKKMLLLSLAFFYTGLELSFFSGVFGSAIGFTTKIAETPKEIVGLVGICIGAGEVFGGGLFGILGNKTTRFGRDPIVIVGYIMHMAAFFMTFINLPNSAPFKDTTDVSYLETPSASIALVCAFLLGLGDACFNTQIYSMLGGEYVNNAVGAFALFKFTQSVAAAISFFYSSHFGLYVQLAILVVTGTIGTIAFVFVEWGFKRQHREQEALDK
- the LOC6896928 gene encoding S-phase kinase-associated protein 1-like isoform X1, with translation MPNIKLQSAEMEIFETDIEIAKCSGTIKAMLENCVSENDEDSVVPLKNVSSTILRKVLMWAEYHKDDPQSPDEDEKREKVKRTDDIIPWDAEFLKVDQGTLFGLMQAANYLDIKGLLEVSCNTVANMMMCKTPEEIRKTFNIKKDFTPAEEEKERKENQWCEEK